CGACTGGAATCTTGAAGGATGGGCGAGAATAGCGGGCTGTTGGGCCGTACTCCAAGTATCGGCCGTATGGGGCCTTTGGAACTTATAGAGTACATCAATCGGGGTAGCATATATAATGGGTTGATGCGTAAATTATTCTTGCCTTGATTTATCTCACTTTCAAGAGCCAGCGTGGACCAAAACTTAAGAAGCTCACTGGGGAGGCGACTAAACATCCCTGTTATAACACTACTTGATCGGTGGGCTCAACCAGTAATACCAATAAATGAAGAGGATAAGTTCGATACTCTAGCACTAGTTCTGGCCTATTCCGCCCTCCAGTTGCAATTGAGCATACTTCAGTACACATGGGTATGCAGATAACCTATACCCATGGGTATCGCTACCCTCCTACACCACTTTGGAAGAAGCACTGGAGCTATAACATGGTTTTAGAGTTGAGTCAGCTATCTTCTTTGTGAATGAGAAAATTCTCAACTTAAGGTGAAGGCTCTAATCATCCCGTTATCTCTTTCTTAGATGATTTCGGGATGTCTGAAAAGGAGCTTACATTTACCAATTAATTTTTTGAGTATGAGAATATGTTCGTACTGTGAAAGATGGCATTATGGTCCCTGTGCACCGTTTTGGTGGTTGGCATTCAATTGATTATAATAGAAGACTCCCACTCCCCCATGTTCGCGTATATAAACACGATACTTTTCAGCTCAACACGATTTGCTGAGACTGTGGAGATACGTATGAACATATATAGGATTAGATCTCTGGGCTAATGAGATGAAAACTAGAGGGCTGTCTTTTTCGCGTGCTGGCTTCAGCGTCAACCATAAAAAGGTGCATAGTTATGATGAAATGGTACGAGGGGACTCTCATATATAGAGAACAATAATAAACATAAGCACCTTTCCAGATCGCCCATACCGACCCCAGTCATTGACAAAATCAGCATCTAGCTGTAATCTTCGCAAGAACCCTAGTACTACTAACAAAAGGCCCAATCCCATACCTAACAGAAAACTTCTTTATCTCAGAGATCGTGCTGAGTTCGGCGGAAATTGGATAATGATAATAGTGTAACAGTGACCCGGATTTTGCCCCGATTATATCATTGGCCTCTGGCTGAAGTTACCAACTTCTACTGTTAACCTAAGATATTGATTTGGCATATAAGCGGCAATATGAAGTATTTCTGGGGTTCTTACATTTGCCTAATATGTATTTCGTTGTGAGATGAGTCAGGTAATCGCAGGACCCAATTTGAAGATCTAGCTACAATGGGGATATTTTAGTCAGTTGAATCACGAAAGGTATCACTCAGATGCCGAATTAAGGGACTATGGGTATTGAAAATGACCAAGCAAGATGAAATATTTATAAACGAACCCGGTTAGTTGTTGAGGCACAGTAGTCCGAGTGAAACTGAAATCGCGTTCTGGGCCTAGCGTTGTTAACACCACTATGTCACGGTAGCAATGTTCTCGCTCCCTAGCGTTACAGTAACGTCGGCCATGCCCGAGCCCGAGTTGCACAAGTATTTTAACTCGGCCTTGAGCTCGGGAGAGATATGATGGAGTTGTACGTGTCAGCCCGTGCCCGAGGAAATTGTTGACTAGTCGTGGGCACGCGAATCTCGTGATTGGTCCTTTTTCCAAGGGGCAAGTTCGAGGTTCCAGGAACTCGGGCGCAAAATTGGAAGACAGGATATCAGGGAGGCTAATGGTAAAATAATTGACCAATATCCGCGACCCGCACGCAATGTAGCAATAGGTTTGAATGGTTGAATAATCGTCATTTGTAGAAGATATCTCACCAACGGTCACGTGGACGATTTTttttgattcatatttaaCGAGTCACGTGGACGATCGGCCAACCCCTCCCTGGTTGATCGACTTCGCTAGCACATGTTATCTCTCGGTGCTAATGTTATTTATAAAGGCCATCTGCCGAATGCACAGGCTACGGAATCCGTATCCACTCACCCCCCGAATTACATTCGTGAGGTGCTCCAGCTGGCCATCCATACATGTCGGGATTGGAACATGCGAGACACGACTTGGACGCTGGGAATGGGAATGAACGCTACCGAAGACATTGGTGAAAAAATTCTGGGATTTTATAGCAAAAAATCGctttatttattttatttttgtAGGTACCAACTCTGGATGCCATCAACGCGACCGGCCCCTCCACCTGCGTCTCTTGCCGATGCCTCAATGACACCATTGGCCGGCGCTACGTTCTTTTCTGTGCTGACATACGCATGGTTGACGCCATTAATGACTCTTGGATGGCAACGCACACTGCAAGCACCCGACTTGTGGCGTGTGCAAgttgaggaggaagcagGTCCGCTCAGTCAAGCATTGGACGAAGCGTGGGCAAGACGTGTGGAGAAAGCAAATCTAGACTCTgcaaaaaagaaaaggccATTTGGTTTGTCAAGTAAGAATAACAACGGGCCCAGCCTTGCATTAGCCTTGAACgatgtccttggtagacgGTTTTGGGTTGGAGGTAACTTTCCACTATTCCACTGTTAATCTCTTTATTGACTGTCAATACAGGAGTGTTCAAAGTCATTGGTGACGTCAGTCAGCTCATGGCACCTCTATTGACCAAAGTATGTAATGTTTACGATTCTTTGGGAGCAGTGTCTCATGCATTACTTAGGCCATCATTCAATTTGCCCAAGAGCGCTCTCGCGGGGACTCGAATGCCCCTCACATAGGCCGAGGTATTGGTCTCGCTTTCGGTCTACCGCTCTTGACAATCTGTGCCTCAGTTTGCACCCATCAATTCTTTTGGAGATCCATGTGCGCTGCTTCATTTTGCCCACTTCTACACCCACTAATTATGAAATCGGCGTTCAGGACTACCGGTGTTGCAGCGCGTGCAGCTTTAATAGCCTCCCTATATTCCCGTGGACTGAGATTTGGCCCTGGGGAGCGGCAGTACGACCTTGTCAATCACGTTAGCACCGACGTTAGTAGGATTGGTTTTTGTGCACAATGGTTCCATGCTATATGGACTGCCCCTATTCAAATTGTGTGTGCCCACCTCGTACATCTGGTTACGATTTACTGATTACTGCATGTCGCGCAGTCGAtttgtcttattttgctatGTCTTCAAGTAAGCTTCTGGTCTTTCCCTCAAGGCGACGTTTGACTAATATTCTCATAGCTTGGCCCCGCTGCACTGGCGGGCTTCTCCCTATTTGCCTTCCTCATCCCAATTCAAAAGACGTTGATGTCCTACCAGCTCAGAATTCGCAAAAAGTCAATGGTACATACAGACTCTCGCGCTTCCCTTTTGAGAGAGTTACTTGGTAGCATGAAGATTGTCAAGGTATGCGCATATGAGGCGCAATTCGAGGACCGGCTGGAAAAGACCAGGAAGCAAGAGCTGAGAGCAATCCGTAGTATAGTATTCATCAAAGCGGCCAAGTAAGTTAAAATAGGCTCGAACCCCCACCTTGGTTTTTCGAGGCCTCTTTCGAATTTCATTGCTCGCTGTCTCAGCCTTTCGTCCAATTACTGAGGCTGATGcattcttattttattaGCCAGGCGGTCGCTTTTGCAATCCCAACCCTTGCTGCGGTGCTATCTTTTGTCACCTATGCCGCGACACACGACGAAGGACTGGATCCTGCTGTCATATTTCCTTCCATGGCACTCTTCCAGATGCTGAGGTACGATAATGTTCTCAGTTTATCTATTCTCTCCTAATTATTTCTCATTCAGACAACCTCTCATGTTTCTTCCCCGAGCACTGTCCAGCGCAGTGGATGCCAAGAATGGTATGAagcctggctgtatgctgTAATGGATGGTGAACTGATCGTGCTCCTATATAGCTCTCAGTCGCCTGAAGCCCATTTTCCTGACCAAGACGATCGATACTCAGCTTCACGTCGACTTAAACCAGAAAGATGCGCTCGTAGTCGAAAACGCCGAGTGGGTTTGGTGCCACCAGCCTGAGACAAAGGGTGCAAAGGGGAAAGAGGAGAAGCAAGACAAGGCCACGAAAGGAAAAGGCCACGAAACCGATCCTCAGCGAACAACGACAGATGTATCTTTCCGAGTTGCCGACATATCCTTGAACATTCCTCGAGGGAGCATAGTCGGGATCGCTGGTCCTGTTGGGTCGGGTAAATCGTCCCTGCTTCTTGGCTTGCTGGGTGAAATGCCACAGACCCGAGGTCGCGTGAGCTTTGGGGGCAAAACCGCCTACTGTTCTCAAATGGCATGGATCCAAAATGCGACTTTGGTAAGGTGCATTGTTCTGTCGTGCATATTGTCGCGCTCAACAGCCATCACGTATCGCAGAGAGACAATATTATTTTTGGTCGACCGTGGGACGAAGAAAGATACTGGACGTCTATTCGGGATGCGTCGCTGGAGACGGATTTGGAGCTGCTTCCTGATGGGGATTTGACCGAAGTTGGTACTTTACCTTGTACTATGGGCGTAAAATCACTGACAAAGAACTTTAGATCGGTGAAAAGGGCATAAGTGAGTTGTGCATGATCGAGTTTGACCAGATGGACTAATCTGCGAGAGAAAAAAAGATTTGTCGGGAGGACAAAAACAGTAAGTTTGGCGATTCCAACATTGGGCCAGCGTTGACGGATTCGGCTAGGCGCGTAAATATCGCTCGGGCGTTGTACGACAATGCAGCAGAAATATTCTTGCTCGATGATCCGCTAAGTGCTGGTGAGCAAGTTCCCAATAGAATTATGATCATACACTCAAATGCATCTCATTTATGCGCATTTTATAGTCGATGCTCATGTCGGTCATGCACTCTTTCACAACGCTATCCTCAATAACCTCAAAGCACGAGGCAAAACGGTCCTACTCGTTACTCATGCTCTTCATTTTCTTCCCGCAGTAGATCACGTCTACACTCTTGAAAGATTCTTTTCAACAGCGCCCCTGGACCCCGGCGATTTCTCCAAAAGGGCAGATTTATCAGAGGACCAGATCACCTTGAATCGCGGTTCTCCTACTCCAACACTATCCGTGTCTGGCCCCAGTGTTGAAAGTGGCCGGATCGCTGAGCAGGGTACTTATGAGCAGCTCTTACGCTCTGGTGGCGCCTTTGCGAAACTCGTGGAAGATTTTGGGAATGGGGAGGGGCATGAGAATGGCGATGCGTTGCATGAAGGCTTGAAGGAGACAGGAAAGGAACCTAAGCCCAAACCCGAAAAGAGCCTCAAGGCTGCCGGAACAGGAAAGTTGGAAGGAAGGTTGATCAAGGCCGAGAAGCGCACAACTGGATCTGTAGAGTGGTCTGGTAAGTGAAGATATTCGGCTTCACGAGCAGTATTAAGGATGCTTCGTAGTTTATAGCAGGTATATTTCTTTTGGCATTCCATGGGTCACAATTCCCATAGGAATATTTTCCATTCTTATAGCCCAGGGCTGCTTTGCGGTAAACAACTATTGGCTTGTCTGGTGGCAAAATAAGTAAGTGGACTTGTATTTCACTTTTGGTCTATTACATTAAGCCTCGCTATAGCACCTTTAACCAACCCTCCCCGATCTATATGGTCGGATATGCCGCTCTTGGACTTGGATACGCTGTGTTTGCGCTAGTGATGTATGTGGTTTTTCTGAAACCGTGCTTATATGCGCCTATTGAAACACCAATAAAAAGGGGTATCGCTCTTGGTTGCTTGACATATGAATCTTCCAAACATCTTTATAGACAATCGCTAAGTCAAGTATTTCATGCTCCAGTAAGTGTCTCCCTTGGCGAATAGATAAGGAACTAATCCTACTATCCAGATGTCATTCTTTGATACCACGGTAAGTCGCCAGGATAGGCATTCACCCGCCGAAATTGACCGGTTCGTAAAGCCTCTTGGAAGAATCTTGGGCGTTTTCGGAAAAGATGTGG
This genomic interval from Rhizoctonia solani chromosome 11, complete sequence contains the following:
- a CDS encoding ABC transporter transmembrane region, translating into MSGLEHARHDLDAGNGNERYRRHWYQLWMPSTRPAPPPASLADASMTPLAGATFFSVLTYAWLTPLMTLGWQRTLQAPDLWRVQVEEEAGPLSQALDEAWARRVEKANLDSAKKKRPFGLSSKNNNGPSLALALNDVLGRRFWVGGVFKVIGDVSQLMAPLLTKAIIQFAQERSRGDSNAPHIGRGIGLAFGLPLLTICASVCTHQFFWRSMTTGVAARAALIASLYSRGLRFGPGERQYDLVNHVSTDVSRIGFCAQWFHAIWTAPIQISICLILLCLQLGPAALAGFSLFAFLIPIQKTLMSYQLRIRKKSMVHTDSRASLLRELLGSMKIVKVCAYEAQFEDRLEKTRKQELRAIRSIVFIKAANQAVAFAIPTLAAVLSFVTYAATHDEGLDPAVIFPSMALFQMLRQPLMFLPRALSSAVDAKNALSRLKPIFLTKTIDTQLHVDLNQKDALVVENAEWVWCHQPETKGAKGKEEKQDKATKGKGHETDPQRTTTDVSFRVADISLNIPRGSIVGIAGPVGSGKSSLLLGLLGEMPQTRGRVSFGGKTAYCSQMAWIQNATLRDNIIFGRPWDEERYWTSIRDASLETDLELLPDGDLTEIGEKGINLSGGQKQRVNIARALYDNAAEIFLLDDPLSAVDAHVGHALFHNAILNNLKARGKTVLLVTHALHFLPAVDHVYTLERFFSTAPLDPGDFSKRADLSEDQITLNRGSPTPTLSVSGPSVESGRIAEQGTYEQLLRSGGAFAKLVEDFGNGEGHENGDALHEGLKETGKEPKPKPEKSLKAAGTGKLEGRLIKAEKRTTGSVEWSAQGCFAVNNYWLVWWQNNTFNQPSPIYMVGYAALGLGYAVFALVIQSLSQVFHAPMSFFDTTPLGRILGVFGKDVDTMDNGLSDSIRMFIFTISSAITSVVMITILEYYFVALAVFILILYQYFAAFYRASARELKRLDSNLRSLLYSHFSESLTGLATIRAYGEVNHFLKDNTYYIDLENRALFLTCANQRWLAIRLDFLGSLLVFSAGVMSVVGIHGISPSEIGLVLSTLTSLVQVMGMMTRQSAEVENYMNSVERILHYTSSGDIPQEKPYLVIDRAPPKTWPTHGEIEFRDLVMSYRPGLPPVLRGVSLHVRGGEKIGVVGRTGAGKSSLMAALFRIVELTSGSILIDGLDIGEMGLSSVRSKIAIIPQEAGIFSGKSHLLGQSISALSLDSPITAEGANLSVGQRSLLSFARALVKQSRVLVLDEATASVDLETDSKIQATIKTEFSDRTILCIAHRLRTIINYDRVVVMDQGQIVEVGAPLHLFSNDSGIFRSMCDQSGIDAQEIIRSTGAP